Proteins encoded by one window of Arachis hypogaea cultivar Tifrunner chromosome 1, arahy.Tifrunner.gnm2.J5K5, whole genome shotgun sequence:
- the LOC112788915 gene encoding uncharacterized protein: protein MASGFGESTTTPRRESHPSPSCSGNNGSNDAGDFECNICFDLAQDPVITLCGHLFCWPCLYMWLHHHSQCQECPVCKALVQEEKLVPLYGRGKAQTDPRTKSYPGMEVPRRPSGQRPETAPQPPPQQPGPNLFGNYGFGLMGGFIPMATATFGNFTLSTAFGGFIPSLLNIQFQPFHDATVYGTTSGYPFGFTSHQGGNPRGFTQAATRQELRPEDNALKNLLLLIGLLVLITVIFVL from the coding sequence atgGCTAGTGGGTTTGGGGAATCAACAACAACGCCGAGAAGAGAGTCTCATCCAAGCCCATCTTGCTCAGGGAACAATGGTTCTAATGATGCTGGTGATTTTGAATGCAACATATGCTTTGATTTGGCTCAAGATCCAGTGATCACACTGTGTGGGCACCTATTCTGTTGGCCATGCCTTTATATGTGGCTGCATCATCACTCTCAATGTCAAGAGTGCCCTGTGTGCAAGGCCCTTGTGCAGGAAGAGAAGCTGGTTCCTCTATATGGTAGGGGTAAGGCTCAGACTGATCCTAGGACTAAGAGTTATCCTGGAATGGAGGTTCCTCGCCGTCCCTCGGGCCAGAGGCCGGAGACAGCGCCGCAGCCGCCACCCCAACAGCCGGGGCCCAATTTGTTTGGGAATTATGGGTTTGGGTTGATGGGCGGATTCATACCTATGGCTACGGCAACATTTGGGAACTTCACACTGTCCACTGCTTTTGGAGGGTTTATCCCATCATTGCTTAACATTCAATTCCAACCGTTTCATGATGCCACTGTCTATGGAACAACTTCGGGGTATCCTTTTGGGTTTACTTCACACCAAGGAGGTAATCCTCGAGGCTTTACGCAGGCAGCGACACGTCAAGAGCTGAGGCCTGAGGACAATGCTCTGAAGAATctgcttttgttgattggtttacTTGTACTTATCACCGTCATTTTTGTGTTGTAA
- the LOC112788934 gene encoding cold-regulated 413 plasma membrane protein 2 — translation MGRILMQYISTKKDSIIASSIDSDINDFKVTATKLLYNATMLGGVGSSTSFLKGLASFAAIYLLILDRTNWRTNMLTSLLVPYIFFSLPGSIFHFFRGEIGKWIASIAVVLRLFFPRHFPDWLELPGSMILLLVVAPDFFAINMRNNWVGLAIDLAIGCYLLQEHIRASGGFRNSFTQKHGISNTLGILLLLVYPTWALVIS, via the exons ATGGGGAGAATATTAATGCAGTATATATCAACGAAAAAGGATTCCATTATTGCTAGTTCAATTGATTCTGATATAAATGATTTCAAGGTTACAGCGACAAAGCTCTTGTACAATGCAACTATGCTTGGAGGAGTTGGGTCTAGCACTTCTTTTCTTAAAGGACTTGCCTCCTTTGCTGCCAT TTATTTACTGATACTTGATCGCACAAACTGGAGGACCAATATGCTCACTTCATTATTAGTGCCTTACATATTCTTCAGTCTACCTGGGTCAATATTCCACTTTTTTAG aggagaaattggaaaatggATTGCTTCCATAGCAGTGGTGCTGAGACTCTTTTTTCCAAGACACTTTCCCG ATTGGCTAGAACTACCTGGATCAATGATCCTTCTTTTGGTGGTGGCCCCTGACTTCTTTGCTATCAATATGAGGAACAACTGGGTTGGGTTGGCGATAGATCTTGCTATTGGTTGTTACCTATTGCAAGAACATATTAGAGCTTCTGGTGGATTCAGGAATTCTTTCACACAAAAACATGGAATATCAAATACTCTTGGAATCCTCCTACTCTTAGTCTACCCCACATGGGCTTTAGTTATCAGTTga